The Anaerolineae bacterium genome segment CCGCCGGCCTGGTGGAATGGGCCATCCGCACCGCGCCCTCGCGCGTGGTGCTGTGCGATCGGGAGGGCCGGCCGGCCATGTTCCTGGAGGACGGCCGCACCTATTTTGGCACCGGTTCCGACACCCCCTTTGTCATCGACATCCGCACCGGGGAGCGCCGGCCAAGCCGCCTGCAGGATGTGGTGGAAATGACGCGCCTGGTGGACGGCCTGCCCAACCTGGACTTTGTGATGTGCATGGGCATCGCCCAGGATGTGGACCAGGCCGTATCGGACCTGTATCACTTCCGCGCCATGGTGGAGAACACCACCAAACCTATCTGCTACACCGCCTGGAACCTGCGCAACCTGAAGGCCATCATCGAGATGTGCGAGGCGGTCGCCGGCGGCGAGGAAGCCTTCCAGCACAGCCCCTTCGCCATCCTCTACGCCGAACCCATCAGCCCCCTCCAGCATATCGTGGAGGGAACGGAGAAGCTCCTCTATACCTGCCGCAAGCGCCTGCCCATCGTCTATACCCCGGGCATGATGTTCGGGGCGGCCGCCCCCATGACCAGCGCCGGCGGCCTGGTGGTGGCCAATGCCGAACTGCTCTCCGGCCTGGTCATGGCGCAGTTGGCCTGTGAGGGAGTGGGCTTCGTGTACGGCGGCGGCGTCACCATCATGGACATGCGCACCATGAGCGTCACCTATGCCTCGCCGGAGTTCCTGCTGAACATGGTGGCGCTCACGGAAATGGCCCATTATTATCATCTGCCGGTGTTCTCTTTCGGCGCCTGTTCCGACAGCAAGTGCTTTGACCAGCAGGCCGGCCTGGAAGGGGGCATGTGGACGCTCCTGGCGGCGTTGGCCGGCGGCAACCTCTGCCATGATGTCGGATACATTGACTCGGGGCTGACCGCCTCCATGGAGATGGTGGTGCTGGGCGACGAGGCCGCCGGCATGGTGCGGCGCTTCATGCAAGGCATCACCATCAACGCCGAGACGCTGGCGCTGGATGTCATCGACGCGGTGGGGCCGGGCGGCAGTTTCCTGGGCACAGAGCACACCGTGCGCCATGTCCGCGAGAACTGGTTCCCCACCCTGCTGGAGCGCGGCAGTTACGAGAACTGGGTGCAGGCCGGCAAACGCACCCTGGGAGATAAGGCCCGCCAGCGCGCTTTGCAGATTCTGGAGACCCACCAGCCGAAGCCGCTGGAGCCGGCGGTCAAGCAGAAACTCGATGCCATCATCGCCCGTGTCGAGGCGGAGGCCGCCGGCGGGCACTAGCAACACGTTTTCCACGAGGAAAGGAGGGAGAGATGAACTCGGGATTCCGGTCCC includes the following:
- a CDS encoding trimethylamine methyltransferase family protein, yielding MSRSSGCISAAPEPEPKGTPAPAKTAAGAHPHHTEERNMRSDYHAQLTPAIRVLSQAQIEELHFATLEVLRRTGVRVMVEEARDLLRKAGCWVDGDRVRFPAGLVEWAIRTAPSRVVLCDREGRPAMFLEDGRTYFGTGSDTPFVIDIRTGERRPSRLQDVVEMTRLVDGLPNLDFVMCMGIAQDVDQAVSDLYHFRAMVENTTKPICYTAWNLRNLKAIIEMCEAVAGGEEAFQHSPFAILYAEPISPLQHIVEGTEKLLYTCRKRLPIVYTPGMMFGAAAPMTSAGGLVVANAELLSGLVMAQLACEGVGFVYGGGVTIMDMRTMSVTYASPEFLLNMVALTEMAHYYHLPVFSFGACSDSKCFDQQAGLEGGMWTLLAALAGGNLCHDVGYIDSGLTASMEMVVLGDEAAGMVRRFMQGITINAETLALDVIDAVGPGGSFLGTEHTVRHVRENWFPTLLERGSYENWVQAGKRTLGDKARQRALQILETHQPKPLEPAVKQKLDAIIARVEAEAAGGH